In Leptospira perdikensis, a single genomic region encodes these proteins:
- a CDS encoding tetratricopeptide repeat protein translates to MRPFVVLIFALSLGFCTSEPQKNPTRDPYSLETLIFLEEVLLDVWESSESKEGAMSRLRYVCRTRDTDDGYLCYTWGLLEYHRGNYAESYTAFRKALEKNPNDSLYKNMLRISAEKSGNLADLKAHSRDGEVLAIFTETQKHCKEDKPPEFESFRFLAEHGILTKDTIRRGILADCFQRLNSEDKSQIQKEIRLSSLSYKERLYADQMKSDPFSRIWDTASYHRGEAGKEAVGASAGVVTVNASLGMETGSTSSGTIRPGSPITEAWRKLKLASISGNETQGREAIRSFLSEVQQAKRKGKLEGQLALALERAAKLLLEQDPQYSKLRSLAKEL, encoded by the coding sequence ATGCGTCCATTCGTTGTCCTGATTTTTGCGCTTTCCCTTGGGTTTTGTACCTCAGAACCTCAAAAGAACCCGACCCGGGATCCGTACAGTTTGGAAACCCTAATCTTTTTGGAAGAGGTACTTCTCGATGTGTGGGAGTCCTCAGAATCGAAGGAAGGGGCAATGTCTCGACTAAGATACGTTTGCCGAACACGGGACACAGACGATGGATATTTATGTTACACATGGGGACTACTCGAATACCACCGCGGTAATTATGCCGAAAGTTATACTGCCTTTAGAAAGGCTCTAGAAAAAAATCCAAACGATAGCCTTTATAAAAATATGTTACGAATTTCTGCGGAAAAGTCTGGAAATTTAGCTGATCTCAAAGCTCATTCTCGAGACGGAGAAGTTTTGGCCATTTTTACAGAAACACAAAAACATTGTAAGGAAGACAAACCTCCAGAGTTTGAATCCTTTCGTTTCCTCGCAGAACATGGGATCCTCACAAAGGACACGATCCGTCGAGGAATCCTTGCCGACTGTTTCCAACGATTGAATTCGGAAGACAAATCTCAAATTCAAAAGGAAATCCGCCTCTCCTCACTTTCTTATAAGGAACGTCTTTATGCGGATCAAATGAAGTCCGATCCATTTTCTCGCATTTGGGACACTGCCAGTTACCACCGGGGAGAAGCGGGAAAGGAAGCTGTGGGTGCCAGTGCCGGGGTGGTGACGGTGAACGCCTCTCTGGGAATGGAAACAGGATCTACCTCTTCAGGAACCATAAGGCCTGGTTCCCCGATTACCGAGGCTTGGAGAAAATTGAAACTTGCTTCGATTTCAGGAAATGAAACCCAAGGTCGAGAAGCCATTCGTAGTTTTTTATCTGAAGTCCAACAAGCCAAACGAAAAGGAAAACTAGAAGGACAGTTAGCCCTTGCCTTAGAAAGAGCAGCCAAGTTACTTTTGGAACAAGACCCTCAGTATTCTAAACTCCGTTCCCTTGCGAAAGAACTTTAA
- a CDS encoding pyridoxine 5'-phosphate synthase, whose product MTQLSVNVNKIATLRNSRGGSIPSVIQISEIILNAGAYGITIHPREDERHITKQDVFEIQKFLESYNENLPKKGFPKKEFNIEGEPSERFLDLVLAAKPDQATLVPVKPGEITSDHGFNLQEETVFQTLKSMIQKIHAQGIRVSLFMETNFEQYPLVKKLGADRIELYTGPFAYAYDQSKEAGEISFKSYKTAAIEANKLGLGVNAGHDLDTNNLQLFAKLPHLAEVSIGHRLVSQSLLVGMETTIRDYLKVLSQGNGV is encoded by the coding sequence ATGACCCAATTAAGTGTCAATGTCAACAAGATCGCCACTCTACGGAATTCTCGTGGTGGATCCATTCCTAGTGTCATTCAAATTTCTGAGATCATTCTAAATGCCGGAGCATATGGCATCACCATCCACCCCAGAGAGGACGAAAGGCATATCACCAAACAAGATGTATTCGAAATACAAAAGTTTTTAGAATCTTACAACGAAAATTTACCTAAAAAAGGATTTCCGAAAAAAGAATTCAATATCGAAGGCGAACCAAGCGAACGATTTTTGGACCTAGTTCTTGCGGCAAAACCAGACCAAGCGACTCTTGTTCCTGTGAAACCAGGAGAAATCACCTCCGACCATGGTTTCAATTTACAAGAAGAAACAGTGTTCCAGACCTTAAAGTCCATGATCCAAAAGATTCATGCACAAGGAATCCGCGTTTCTTTGTTTATGGAAACCAACTTTGAACAGTATCCTCTGGTCAAAAAATTAGGAGCTGATCGGATCGAATTGTATACTGGGCCTTTTGCTTATGCTTACGACCAGTCAAAGGAAGCAGGGGAAATCAGCTTTAAAAGCTATAAAACCGCAGCCATCGAAGCCAACAAACTAGGGTTAGGTGTGAATGCGGGACATGATTTGGATACAAACAATTTACAACTTTTTGCCAAACTTCCTCATTTAGCAGAAGTTTCCATTGGTCACAGACTGGTGAGCCAAAGCCTTCTTGTGGGAATGGAAACTACAATAAGGGATTACCTTAAAGTTCTTTCGCAAGGGAACGGAGTTTAG
- a CDS encoding FYDLN acid domain-containing protein, with protein sequence MVAKKAVKKQAPPKKKAVAKEKPKDAKSSSPKEDKKKAVAGAKAPVTKAKAIPAPKTAAVVAKDKPAPVAKAPAVKIDPNNPLGKKFNCYSCGTKFYDLHKPEKKCPKCGADQLAKPAIKSRMAAIRSSEYEVEEEEEPVLEDDELMEETEELEETEEEEVVAEEEE encoded by the coding sequence ATGGTCGCAAAAAAAGCAGTTAAGAAGCAGGCTCCGCCCAAGAAAAAAGCGGTAGCCAAAGAAAAACCCAAGGACGCCAAGTCCTCTTCCCCGAAGGAAGATAAAAAAAAGGCAGTAGCCGGCGCAAAAGCACCCGTTACCAAGGCGAAAGCCATACCAGCCCCCAAAACAGCGGCGGTAGTCGCTAAAGACAAACCGGCTCCTGTGGCAAAGGCTCCCGCCGTCAAAATTGATCCCAATAACCCTCTCGGTAAAAAGTTCAATTGTTACTCTTGTGGTACTAAATTTTATGATTTGCACAAACCGGAAAAGAAATGCCCGAAATGTGGTGCAGACCAATTAGCAAAACCGGCAATCAAATCCCGAATGGCTGCCATTCGCAGTTCCGAATACGAAGTGGAAGAAGAGGAAGAGCCAGTTTTAGAAGATGATGAACTCATGGAAGAAACGGAAGAATTGGAAGAGACCGAAGAAGAGGAGGTCGTAGCCGAGGAAGAGGAGTGA
- the miaA gene encoding tRNA (adenosine(37)-N6)-dimethylallyltransferase MiaA has product MILPVLGGPTGSGKTALTQVLDPERFEIVSFDSRQVYRDLPVGTTAPTIKESSYIRHSLVGILNADESVNASQFSLWARAAIEDITSRGKIPFLIGGTGFYLRAFLLGMYPVPNVPKETKNYVLDLSLEKATAELSAKDPKALASLSPQDGYRIKRALEVVLTGVLWSEVSKETVGGYLNDYPDVQLIGHWLDWPRDILYKRINHRVEEIATGMLAETKEVISLYGPDCPGLRTLGYNFALAFLNGMIDSNTFIEQLAQSHRNYAKRQITWFKKDPLLSPISFEAAVQLFTNIDKI; this is encoded by the coding sequence GTGATCCTCCCCGTCCTTGGTGGCCCCACCGGTTCCGGAAAAACCGCACTCACTCAAGTTCTAGACCCTGAACGTTTTGAAATTGTTTCTTTTGACTCGCGCCAAGTCTACCGGGACCTTCCGGTAGGCACTACGGCACCTACAATAAAAGAGTCCTCTTATATCCGCCATTCGCTTGTTGGTATTTTGAATGCAGACGAGTCCGTCAATGCAAGTCAGTTTTCTTTATGGGCTCGTGCTGCTATTGAAGATATAACTTCCAGGGGAAAAATTCCCTTTCTCATTGGTGGTACTGGATTTTACCTTCGAGCTTTTCTTTTAGGAATGTATCCCGTACCAAATGTACCTAAGGAAACCAAAAATTATGTTTTGGATCTTTCTTTGGAAAAAGCAACAGCTGAATTGTCTGCAAAAGATCCAAAGGCCCTTGCCTCTTTATCACCACAAGATGGATACCGAATCAAAAGGGCTTTGGAAGTCGTACTCACCGGAGTTTTGTGGTCCGAAGTTTCCAAGGAAACAGTCGGAGGGTATTTAAACGATTATCCGGATGTCCAACTGATTGGACATTGGTTGGACTGGCCACGTGACATTCTCTATAAAAGAATCAATCATCGAGTGGAAGAGATCGCCACTGGTATGTTAGCGGAGACAAAAGAAGTTATTTCCCTATATGGACCGGACTGTCCGGGCCTACGAACCTTAGGTTACAATTTTGCGCTTGCTTTCTTAAATGGAATGATCGACAGTAATACATTCATTGAACAGCTGGCCCAAAGCCACAGGAATTATGCGAAACGACAGATCACTTGGTTCAAAAAAGATCCGTTACTTTCACCCATTTCCTTCGAAGCCGCTGTCCAATTGTTTACAAATATAGATAAAATATAG
- the hfq gene encoding RNA chaperone Hfq — MSAKNNIQDQLLNTARKEKIDLTIYLLNGVPLKGKVVSFDNFTIILENDSKQNLVYKHAISTIIPAKPIKLHSEDAPKEAGGT; from the coding sequence ATGTCGGCAAAAAATAATATCCAAGACCAACTTCTAAATACAGCAAGAAAGGAGAAAATTGACCTCACCATTTACTTGTTAAACGGAGTTCCGCTGAAAGGAAAGGTTGTCAGTTTTGATAACTTCACCATCATTTTAGAAAACGATAGCAAACAGAACTTGGTGTACAAACACGCGATTTCCACCATCATTCCTGCGAAACCCATCAAACTCCACAGCGAAGATGCGCCGAAAGAAGCGGGAGGGACCTAA
- a CDS encoding mannose-1-phosphate guanylyltransferase produces MAKLPKESPVVLIMAGGKGERFWPRSRTNSPKQLQKVYSNKTLLRETIDRALTITSLDRIYIGTNANLKTEILKKDPKFPSTNFILEPEGKNTAPIIALSALYFQKKFGNPNLIVLSADAFIDPIKEFTKTIEQALYETENGMVLLGVKPNRPEVGYGYISTGKPTDVGYTVKAFFEKPDFKTALKYIKKKNFYWNPGIFLFRTETILSELERHAPHILGPLKNGFPFKSFGDLKTAFQMLPSEAIDTAIMEKSNRIRMVEATFNWDDVGSWMSLERILPGDKEKNHHQGKEVLYHKASGNISSVQKELIAFLGVQNLIVVEEPDVLLVTSREGVGDIKAMLSTMRKNKVLQKYLD; encoded by the coding sequence ATGGCAAAATTACCAAAAGAATCCCCGGTTGTCCTCATTATGGCTGGTGGAAAGGGAGAGAGGTTTTGGCCTCGCTCCCGCACCAATTCTCCTAAACAGCTCCAGAAAGTTTATTCCAATAAAACCCTTCTGCGTGAGACCATTGACCGTGCTCTTACCATCACCTCACTTGACCGAATTTATATTGGAACCAACGCCAACCTAAAAACGGAGATCTTAAAAAAAGATCCTAAATTTCCTTCTACTAATTTCATCTTAGAGCCAGAAGGAAAAAACACAGCACCTATCATTGCCCTTTCTGCCCTTTATTTTCAGAAAAAATTTGGAAATCCAAACTTAATCGTTTTGTCTGCGGATGCCTTTATTGATCCCATCAAAGAATTTACCAAAACCATTGAACAAGCTTTATACGAAACAGAAAATGGAATGGTTCTACTCGGTGTGAAACCAAATCGCCCAGAAGTGGGATACGGTTATATCAGCACGGGAAAACCAACTGATGTAGGTTACACGGTAAAGGCCTTTTTTGAGAAACCGGATTTTAAAACGGCTCTAAAATACATAAAGAAGAAGAATTTCTATTGGAATCCTGGGATTTTTTTATTTCGCACTGAGACCATTCTTTCTGAGTTGGAACGCCATGCCCCTCATATTTTAGGTCCTTTAAAAAATGGATTTCCTTTTAAGAGTTTTGGAGATTTAAAAACAGCCTTCCAAATGCTTCCTTCGGAAGCGATTGATACTGCTATTATGGAAAAATCCAATCGGATCCGAATGGTGGAAGCAACCTTCAATTGGGATGATGTAGGATCTTGGATGTCACTCGAACGAATTTTACCTGGTGATAAAGAAAAGAACCACCACCAAGGAAAAGAAGTGCTCTATCATAAAGCTTCGGGAAATATTTCTTCGGTTCAGAAGGAACTCATCGCTTTTCTTGGAGTACAGAATCTTATCGTCGTGGAAGAACCAGATGTTTTACTCGTCACTTCTCGAGAGGGAGTGGGAGACATCAAAGCGATGTTATCCACAATGAGGAAAAATAAAGTTTTACAAAAGTACCTCGACTAG
- a CDS encoding chemotaxis protein CheW has translation MAKETSSANQFIHEQYIIFNLGDEEYAIPITIVEEIVKITNLIRVPQSKSFFAGIMDIRGKVVRMIDLAKRLNIKNITETADRAIVINVSGKSIGVIVDKVSHVVHFPANQVDPPPPSVKGISSRYITGVGKKDNRFIILIDIEKILTVEEVAELVTV, from the coding sequence ATGGCAAAAGAAACATCATCCGCAAACCAATTCATTCATGAGCAGTACATTATATTCAATTTGGGCGATGAAGAGTATGCGATTCCCATCACCATTGTCGAAGAAATTGTCAAAATCACTAACCTAATCCGTGTTCCACAATCCAAAAGTTTTTTTGCAGGGATTATGGACATCCGTGGCAAAGTGGTTCGAATGATTGACCTTGCCAAACGTCTGAATATCAAAAACATCACAGAAACGGCTGACCGGGCCATCGTTATTAATGTCTCTGGTAAATCCATTGGTGTGATTGTGGACAAGGTGTCACACGTAGTGCATTTTCCTGCAAACCAAGTGGATCCACCTCCACCTTCGGTCAAAGGAATTTCTTCTAGATACATCACCGGAGTGGGTAAAAAAGACAATAGGTTCATTATCCTTATTGATATTGAAAAAATTCTTACTGTGGAAGAAGTCGCTGAATTAGTGACCGTATAA
- a CDS encoding phosphate signaling complex PhoU family protein, translating into MIISKFYYLRKNLYSMAELVLEQVILLSEALEDDDYAQAERIVERDDLIDDLEKENDNLSQNAILEAVSNRNILGMGDVDNDIVLKKDPLRFALSAIRITRNMERMGDQVVNCADVFRHKTIRKGLFKNEEPMTLILSRVTTLAGMAIESLVEEKERFMGSVNTLEEELNALCDQAFHKYRCVPDMEKQEFADVYRIILALERLGDYAVNVAEELVRLNTGKDIRHLENVKTKASNFP; encoded by the coding sequence ATGATCATTTCAAAGTTTTATTACCTAAGAAAGAACTTATATTCCATGGCAGAACTTGTTTTGGAACAGGTGATTCTCTTAAGTGAAGCTTTAGAAGATGATGATTATGCACAAGCGGAACGTATTGTAGAAAGAGATGATTTGATAGACGATTTGGAAAAGGAAAATGATAACCTTTCCCAAAATGCCATTTTGGAAGCAGTGAGTAATCGTAATATTCTCGGTATGGGGGATGTAGACAACGACATCGTTTTAAAAAAAGACCCGTTACGGTTTGCACTCTCTGCCATTCGAATCACAAGGAACATGGAACGGATGGGAGACCAAGTGGTCAACTGTGCTGATGTTTTCCGCCATAAAACCATTCGCAAAGGTTTATTTAAAAACGAAGAACCAATGACTCTCATTTTATCTCGAGTGACTACACTTGCAGGAATGGCCATTGAATCTCTCGTAGAAGAAAAAGAGCGATTTATGGGAAGTGTCAATACTTTGGAAGAAGAATTGAATGCTCTTTGTGACCAAGCATTTCATAAATATCGCTGCGTTCCCGATATGGAAAAACAAGAATTTGCAGACGTGTATCGAATCATCCTCGCACTAGAAAGGTTAGGTGACTATGCGGTAAACGTTGCAGAAGAACTTGTGCGACTCAATACCGGCAAAGACATCCGCCATTTAGAGAATGTAAAAACGAAAGCTTCTAATTTTCCTTAG
- a CDS encoding methyl-accepting chemotaxis protein: MRGYYNSLPMIKHGTNPNQKPPGFMVSYLLITNLDPLIFFVGMFFLFGLENFESILKILIYLAPPIIGLHAILFFFKNLEFRKQLRRPEGIIYTEKELIFIRSFSKTGALNILSTNVGGPILTMLLAYHYGLVKTYGEVVFFIILGILLAMSISSFFYVVVEKKLYDVYNELHLPPLSLFANLLFPIFSTFVIEYFLFAFYVYSQFRSQVDSNRLEVICVGLSVFILVMIVILFVVLWKLTGNTSATIRDLSSMLRAFADGDLRSEIKTNQTRNEIGLISVYLNEAKMKLNRLISSITSHSTRIEGEAKNLEGLSGESAEHSQVQAASLEEVAAALEENGSSINGIYADSLEQKKLTASTNESIIHLFTLSSSLKQVSLHAKEKADSVEGEVSKSAKSIITAIESIKEVDKNAIEIGKILVIIKEISEQVNLLALNASIEAARAGDMGRGFAVVASEVGKLAERTAYSTKTISELIKRVSASTTLSVESVQSANETFKYLSESVIDIIRSIDQVNEANLEQITEVEEIRKQSENIVDRSSSVSSATEEQKKVNEEMSSSVHHLANDTAKLSLMSEKTAKSSQELNSLILELNRELSLFKL; encoded by the coding sequence ATGAGAGGGTATTACAATTCCTTGCCTATGATCAAACATGGAACAAATCCAAACCAAAAACCTCCTGGATTTATGGTTTCTTATCTTCTCATTACCAATTTAGATCCATTGATTTTTTTTGTTGGGATGTTTTTTCTCTTTGGATTGGAAAATTTTGAATCCATTCTAAAAATATTAATTTATCTGGCTCCCCCGATCATTGGACTTCATGCTATTTTATTCTTTTTCAAAAATCTAGAATTTCGAAAACAACTGCGACGGCCTGAAGGTATTATCTATACTGAAAAAGAGTTAATTTTTATTCGAAGTTTTTCAAAGACGGGGGCTTTGAATATTTTATCTACCAATGTGGGTGGACCAATATTAACCATGTTGCTTGCTTATCATTATGGTTTGGTAAAAACATATGGAGAGGTTGTATTTTTTATCATTCTTGGGATTCTTCTCGCGATGTCGATTTCTTCCTTTTTTTATGTTGTTGTTGAAAAGAAACTTTATGATGTCTATAACGAACTTCATCTACCACCACTCAGTTTGTTTGCCAATTTACTTTTCCCTATTTTTTCTACATTTGTGATCGAATACTTTCTATTTGCTTTTTATGTATATTCGCAGTTTCGGTCGCAAGTGGATTCCAATCGTTTAGAAGTGATCTGCGTTGGTCTCAGTGTTTTTATCCTTGTGATGATAGTTATTTTGTTTGTTGTGCTTTGGAAACTAACGGGTAATACTTCTGCAACCATCAGAGATTTGTCTTCTATGTTAAGGGCATTTGCCGATGGAGATTTACGTTCTGAAATCAAAACAAACCAAACAAGAAATGAAATAGGTTTGATCTCTGTTTATTTAAATGAAGCCAAAATGAAACTCAATCGATTGATTTCCTCTATCACCAGTCATTCGACTCGGATTGAAGGGGAAGCAAAAAATTTGGAAGGATTATCCGGAGAGTCTGCGGAACATTCCCAGGTCCAAGCAGCCTCTTTGGAAGAGGTGGCTGCAGCATTGGAAGAAAATGGATCTTCTATCAATGGAATTTATGCGGATTCTTTAGAACAAAAAAAACTCACAGCATCAACCAATGAATCCATCATTCATTTATTCACTTTATCATCTAGTTTAAAACAAGTTTCGTTACACGCAAAAGAAAAAGCTGACTCTGTAGAAGGTGAAGTATCAAAGAGCGCAAAGTCAATCATTACTGCTATTGAATCTATTAAAGAAGTGGATAAAAATGCGATCGAAATTGGAAAAATTTTAGTAATCATCAAAGAAATTTCGGAACAAGTGAACTTACTCGCTTTAAATGCATCGATTGAAGCGGCAAGGGCAGGAGATATGGGAAGAGGTTTTGCTGTTGTTGCTTCAGAGGTGGGAAAATTGGCAGAAAGGACAGCTTATTCAACAAAAACAATTTCGGAGCTCATCAAAAGAGTGTCAGCATCGACAACCCTTTCTGTAGAATCGGTGCAGTCTGCAAACGAAACATTTAAATATTTATCGGAAAGTGTGATTGATATCATTCGTAGCATTGACCAAGTTAATGAAGCAAATCTGGAACAAATTACCGAAGTAGAAGAAATTCGCAAACAATCGGAGAATATTGTGGATCGGTCGAGTTCGGTTTCTTCTGCAACAGAGGAACAAAAAAAAGTAAACGAAGAAATGAGTTCTTCTGTCCACCACCTGGCAAACGATACTGCTAAGTTATCACTTATGTCCGAGAAAACAGCAAAATCATCACAAGAATTAAATTCCTTGATTCTAGAATTAAATCGAGAGTTATCATTATTTAAGTTATAA
- a CDS encoding hybrid sensor histidine kinase/response regulator, producing the protein MLARIWNQKGRLFPYLLLNILLFIFVSIAFLLYTASERNIDAAEESRYKSLQVANELRQSSDQLTNLVRLYATQKDEKYKTYFQMILDIRDGKRPRPKNYDYAYWDLVIANKLPPPDNEGERVSIYDSMKNAEFLWSDHLLLSQSKLKSDQLTKIEFEAMSIVASDIKTGSKSNLRAINLLFDDNYLRTKAEIMQPINNLYLQLDERTTRAITDAKSKVFFLRTILIIAGIFFAVSLFLTHRSLTSIIGGSVDEAFSRISLLGEGNFSGEILLGVEKNSILDSLNITQKRLQELYENGESTKQRLIDSESKLRSILDNVSACIYLKNTEGKYIFANQEVCKLFGHPLEEILNQTDEKFTDTETAKQLFANDKLVLVEGQTLREEETIHNLYDGKVTSYLTVKIPLRNQNGEIYALCGISTDISVTKEIQKELERAKNSAEIANRAKSEFLASMSHEIRTPLNGVIGLTQMLFKTNLDSEQESLVKTIASAGSSLLLILNDILDFSKIEAGKMNIEKVKFDIHNLVTEIYDLLSIESKSKSIDLKIEIDPNVPKFIYSDSSRIRQIIFNLLGNAVKFTEKGSVILRLKKENEWILLEVEDTGIGISEEKIPFIFHKFSQADASTSRKYGGTGLGLAISERLISLLGGNIGVKSELGKGSLFWCQFPWENPDSINNDNTSSFLSPESNSIEEVIKNQKFLIVEDNVLNQFVVGGLLRKFNVHYDVAENGEVAVELFKENNYDLILMDCEMPVMDGFEATQKIRELEINKPKKTIILAVTAHVLAEHKERCFEVGMDGFIGKPFYIETIFQTYKDILDSKTRI; encoded by the coding sequence ATGCTGGCTAGAATTTGGAATCAAAAAGGTAGACTCTTTCCCTACCTTCTTTTGAATATCCTACTTTTTATTTTTGTTTCTATAGCCTTCTTATTGTATACTGCCAGCGAACGGAATATCGATGCGGCCGAAGAAAGCCGATACAAATCCTTACAAGTTGCAAACGAACTGAGGCAGTCCTCAGACCAACTCACAAACTTAGTGAGATTGTATGCGACCCAAAAAGATGAAAAATACAAAACCTATTTCCAGATGATTCTGGACATTCGTGATGGCAAACGCCCACGACCGAAAAATTACGATTATGCCTATTGGGATTTAGTCATCGCAAACAAACTCCCACCACCAGATAACGAAGGTGAACGCGTGAGCATTTATGATTCAATGAAAAATGCTGAGTTCCTTTGGTCCGATCATTTATTACTTTCTCAGTCAAAACTCAAATCTGACCAATTGACAAAAATTGAATTTGAAGCGATGTCCATTGTTGCCTCAGATATAAAAACAGGATCTAAATCAAACTTACGTGCTATCAATTTATTGTTCGATGACAATTACCTCCGTACAAAAGCGGAGATTATGCAACCAATCAACAATTTGTATCTTCAATTGGATGAACGTACAACAAGAGCGATTACCGATGCAAAAAGTAAGGTTTTTTTTCTAAGAACAATACTTATTATTGCAGGTATATTTTTCGCGGTGAGTCTTTTTTTGACGCATAGATCACTTACATCAATCATTGGTGGCAGTGTTGATGAAGCCTTTAGTCGGATTTCCTTACTTGGAGAAGGAAATTTTTCTGGTGAAATTCTACTGGGAGTAGAAAAAAACTCAATATTAGATAGCTTAAATATAACACAGAAAAGACTCCAGGAATTGTATGAGAATGGAGAGTCCACAAAACAAAGATTAATTGATAGTGAATCAAAACTTCGTTCTATCTTAGACAATGTGTCTGCCTGTATTTACTTAAAAAACACAGAAGGAAAATACATATTCGCCAACCAAGAAGTATGTAAACTATTCGGTCATCCGTTAGAAGAAATATTAAATCAAACGGATGAAAAATTCACAGATACAGAAACAGCAAAACAATTATTCGCAAATGATAAATTGGTTTTAGTAGAGGGACAAACACTTCGTGAAGAAGAAACCATTCACAATCTCTATGATGGAAAAGTAACTTCTTATCTTACTGTCAAAATTCCATTAAGAAATCAAAATGGAGAAATTTATGCACTTTGTGGAATTTCCACAGACATTAGCGTCACAAAAGAAATCCAAAAAGAATTAGAACGAGCAAAAAACTCTGCAGAAATTGCAAACAGAGCCAAGTCTGAATTTTTAGCTTCTATGAGCCATGAAATCCGAACTCCTTTGAATGGAGTGATCGGACTCACTCAAATGTTGTTTAAAACCAATTTAGATTCAGAACAAGAATCTCTTGTGAAAACAATCGCCTCTGCCGGAAGTTCTTTACTTTTAATTCTAAACGATATTTTAGATTTTTCAAAAATTGAAGCGGGAAAAATGAATATCGAAAAAGTAAAATTCGACATTCATAATTTGGTTACTGAAATTTATGATCTATTATCCATTGAATCCAAATCAAAATCCATTGATTTGAAAATAGAAATCGATCCCAATGTTCCTAAATTTATTTATTCAGATTCCAGTAGAATCCGCCAAATCATTTTCAATTTGCTCGGGAATGCTGTTAAATTTACCGAAAAAGGATCCGTTATTTTAAGACTCAAAAAAGAAAATGAATGGATTCTTTTGGAAGTAGAAGACACCGGAATCGGAATCTCTGAAGAAAAAATTCCATTCATTTTCCATAAATTTTCCCAAGCGGATGCTTCCACCTCACGAAAGTATGGTGGCACAGGACTTGGCCTTGCGATTTCAGAAAGGTTAATATCTTTGCTTGGGGGAAATATTGGTGTTAAAAGTGAATTAGGCAAAGGTAGTTTGTTTTGGTGTCAGTTCCCTTGGGAAAATCCTGATTCCATAAACAATGACAATACATCCTCCTTCCTTTCACCCGAATCCAATTCCATCGAAGAAGTCATCAAAAATCAAAAATTTTTGATCGTTGAAGACAATGTCTTAAATCAATTCGTTGTCGGTGGACTTTTAAGAAAATTTAACGTACATTACGATGTTGCAGAAAATGGAGAAGTTGCAGTCGAACTTTTCAAAGAAAACAACTACGACCTAATCCTAATGGACTGTGAGATGCCCGTGATGGATGGTTTTGAAGCCACACAAAAAATCCGAGAACTCGAAATAAACAAACCTAAAAAAACCATCATTCTCGCGGTAACTGCCCACGTCCTCGCCGAACACAAAGAAAGATGTTTTGAAGTAGGAATGGATGGTTTTATCGGAAAACCTTTTTATATTGAAACAATATTTCAAACTTATAAAGATATACTCGATTCCAAAACTAGGATCTAA